One Pectinophora gossypiella chromosome 21, ilPecGoss1.1, whole genome shotgun sequence genomic region harbors:
- the LOC126376606 gene encoding transcription factor AP-2-epsilon has product MTFRCVPTFQAVSNDSNATWERLGGGGLGLAGGGFRGGAQPSLADFQPPYFPPPFAPAPHPASPHHQQQSHGMEYGGGGGGGAEYAQHYAPQQLLPRHHGHHEPPHLRHHRDHHDAIHAHHLSHGGFSYGGGERRADYGAREQHELALHHALHSAEEAPNAGMDDTSGFMTDLPLLKTMKGRDGLGGTGSCAPNDVFCSVPGRLSLLSSTSKYKVTVAEVQRRLSPPECLNASLLGGVLRRAKSKNGGRLLREKLEKIGLNLPAGRRKAANVTLLTSLVEAEAVHLARDFGYVCETEFPARALAEYLARQYAEHDARRRRDLLQATKQVTKELMDLLNQDRSPLCNTRPPHLLEPAIQRHLTHFSLISHGFGGPAIVAALTAIQNFLNESLKHLDKLYPQSGMVSSSMDKTKMDPDIKK; this is encoded by the exons GAGCGTTTGGGGGGCGGAGGCCTGGGCCTGGCCGGCGGCGGGTTCCGCGGCGGCGCGCAGCCCTCGCTGGCGGACTTCCAGCCGCCGTACTTCCCGCCGCCGtttgcgcccgcgccgcacccCGCCTCGCCGCACCACCAGCAACAG AGCCATGGTATGGAGTACGGCGgtggcgggggcggcggcgcggaGTACGCGCAGCACTACGCGCCGCAGCAGCTGCTGCCGCGCCACCACGGCCACCACGAGCCGCCGCACCTGCGGCACCACCGCGACCACCACGACGCCATACACGCGCACCAC TTGTCTCACGGTGGGTTCAGTTACGGTGGAGGGGAGCGGCGAGCTGACTATGGAGCCCGGGAGCAGCATGAACTGGCGTTGCACCACGCCCTGCACTCCGCTGAGGAGGCACCG aACGCAGGCATGGACGATACGTCGGGTTTCATGACTGATCTGCCTTTATTAAAAA CAATGAAAGGGCGCGACGGCCTCGGCGGCACGGGGTCCTGTGCCCCCAACGACGTGTTCTGCTCGGTGCCGGGCCGGCTGTCCCTTCTGTCCTCAACTAGCAAGTACAAGGTCACCGTGGCTGAGGTGCAGCGGCGGCTGTCGCCCCCCGAGTGCCTCAACGCTAGTCTGCTGGGAGGTGTCTTGAGGAG AGCGAAGAGCAAGAACGGCGGGAGACTACTAAGGGAAAAGTTGGAGAAAATCGGCCTGAACCTACCTGCAGGCCGGCGGAAAGCGGCCAACGTTACGCTGCTTACCTCACTTGTTGAAG CTGAGGCGGTGCACCTGGCGCGCGACTTTGGCTACGTGTGCGAGACAGAGTTTCCTGCGCGTGCGCTCGCTGAGTACCTCGCAAGACAGTACGCCGAGCACGACGCGCGGCGTCGCCGAGACTTGCTGCAAGCTACTAAACAG GTGACAAAGGAGCTGATGGACCTGCTGAACCAGGACCGGTCCCCGCTGTGCAATACCCGACCCCCTCACCTGCTGGAGCCGGCCATACAGCGGCACCTCACACACTTCTCCCTCATATCGCACGGCTTCGGAGGGCCTGCCATTGTCGCCGCCCTCACCGCCATACAG AATTTCTTGAACGAGTCGCTCAAGCATTTAGACAAATTATATCCTCAAAGTGGAATGGTATCATCTTCCATGGACAAGACAAAAATGGATCCGGACATCAAGAAGTAA